The following proteins are co-located in the Malassezia restricta chromosome II, complete sequence genome:
- a CDS encoding casein kinase I, producing the protein MDLRVGGKYRIGKKIGSGSFGDIYLGVNIISGEEVAIKLESIKAKHPQLEYEAKVYKTLAGGVGVPFVRWFGQECDYHAMVIDLLGPSLEDLFNFCNRRFSLKTVLLLADQMISRVEYIHSRNFIHRDIKPDNFLMGIGKRGNQVNVIDFGLAKKYRDPKTHLHIPYRENKNLTGTARYTSINTHLGVEQSRRDDLESLGYVLMYFLRGSLPWQGLKAATKKQKYERIMEKKMMTPTESLCRGFPTEMAIYLNCCRSLRFDDRPDYSYLRKLFRDLFVREGYQYDYVYDWSIQPRDRVEQPSRGLAPQTGAAEEQTQQKAAAAAGQAQRRRVLPQDQAAGITEPAARAPIMPSTADYARMPAALTGERGTADAPNVVNATASGVMGNGAPVYANDAQPLNEAEWR; encoded by the exons ATGGATTTGAGAGTAGGAGGAA AGTACCGTATCGGTAAAAAAATTGGATCTGGCTCGTTCGGTGATATTTACCTGGGTGTAAATATTATCAGTGGCGAGGAAGTGGCCATCAAGCTGGAATCGATCAAGGCGAAGCACCCACAGTTGGAATATGAAGCCAAGGTGTACAAGACCTTAGCGGGTGGTGTAGGCGTCCCATTTGTCAGGTGGTTTGGCCAGGAATGTGACTATCACGCTATGGTGATTGACTTGCTGGGTCCATCTCTAGAGGATCTATTTAATTTCTGCAATCGACGCTTCTCACTCAAGACAGTGCTCTTACTTGCTGACCAGATGATTTCGCGCGTCGAATACATTCACTCACGGAACTTTATCCATCGTGATATTAAGCCAGACAACTTTTTAATGGGCATTGGAAAACGCGGAAATCAGGTCAACGTGATCGATTTCGGACTTGCTAAAAAGTACCGCGACCCCAAGACTCACCTGCACATCCCCTACAGGGAAAACAAAAACCTCACGGGTACGGCACGATACACATCTATCAACACCCATCTCGGTGTCGAGCAgtcgcgccgcgacgaTCTCGAGTCTCTCGGCTATGTGCTGATGTACTTCTTGCGTGGTTCCTTGCCATGGCAGGGCTTAAAAGCAGCTACGAAGAAGCAAAAGTATGAGCGAATTATGGAGAAAAAGATGATGACGCCGACTGAGTCGCTGTGCCGTGGCTTCCCGACGGAAATGGCTATATACCTCAACTGTTGTCGCTCTCTCCGTTTTGATGACCGGCCGGACTACAGTTACCTCCGAAAGCTCTTCCGCGACCTATTCGTGCGTGAAGGATACCAGTATGACTATGTATATGACTGGAGCATCCAGCCTCGGGACAGGGTTGAGCAACCATCGCGTGGCTTAGCTCCTCAAACAGGAGCTGCGGAAGAGCAAACACAGCAAAAGgccgcagcagctgcaggtCAGGCGCAAAGGCGCCGTGTACTGCCCCAAGACCAAGCAGCTGGCATCACAGAACCAGCTGCACGTGCTCCGATCATGCCGTCGACAGCGGACTACGCGCGCATGCCGGCTGCCTTAACGGGAGAGCGTGGCACGGCGGACGCACCAAACGTTGTGAACGCCACCGCTTCTGGGGTGATGGGCAACGGAGCTCCAGTTTATGCAAATGATGCACAGCCTCTGAATGAAGCAGAGTGGCGTTAA
- a CDS encoding ion transport protein codes for MSSMSRTLLGESNRSSVPASDARGVYHPAPVLDEPYGVDVLAPAYELPDGRTNFRYSMSREEMLKGLANRFVHSTTYLYLYATMAVLSLVTVIFSLLWTCPGPAFYILELLVNVILVAEVCVRFVAYGRNFWKSTYNIIDLFLVVLCILTLIILFVGHGCSPIAERPGMSEELLDSVLLIVRNVMQCMRLISVIRRSGYNVASRITAIDLSDAHDYNLDLDLEHESSQALQRMRDGGDQHSSGNGWSPQTRPETLVSNHPNESVIAMDSAELDDTHL; via the coding sequence ATGTCGTCCATGAGTCGAACGTTGCTTGGTGAGTCAAATCGTAGCTCGGTACCAGCGTCTGACGCGCGTGGGGTATATCATCCAGCCCCTGTACTGGACGAGCCGTATGGTGTGGATGTACTAGCACCTGCTTATGAGCTGCCAGACGGACGCACGAATTTTCGCTACAGCATGTCCCGGGAGGAAATGCTCAAAGGACTCGCGAATCGCTTTGTGCATTCTACGACCTACTTATACCTCTATGCTACCATGGCAGTGCTCTCTCTTGTCACTGTGATTTTTTCTTTGCTATGGACGTGCCCGGGCCCCGCGTTTTATATCCTGGAACTACTCGTGAACGTGATACTGGTGGCTGAGGTGTGCGTACGGTTTGTCGCTTACGGCCGCAATTTTTGGAAGTCCACGTACAATATCATTGATCTCTTTCTTGTGGTGCTGTGTATCTTGACACTCATCATCCTCTTTGTGGGTCATGGCTGCTCCCCCATTGCCGAGCGACCAGGCATGAGTGAAGAATTGCTGGACAGCGTACTGCTGATTGTTCGCAACGTTATGCAATGTATGCGCCTCATTAGCGTGATTCGGCGCAGTGGGTACAATGTTGCCAGTCGAATTACCGCGATTGACCTGAGCGATGCGCATGACTACAATCTTGATCTCGATCTTGAGCATGAAAGCTCAcaagcgctgcagcgcatgcgcgacggcggtgACCAGCACTCGAGCGGGAATGGATGGAGTCCACAAACACGTCCAGAGACGCTTGTGTCGAATCACCCCAACGAGAGCGTGATTGCTATGGACAGCGCTGAGTTGGACGACACGCATTTGTAG
- a CDS encoding biotin---protein ligase, with translation MAKVLVYKDAGVLDASHASVSRTLRELCRDTHDVQTVSSQVLALAPWDTSTRLVVLPPIHPTGHDPWTRAYGLRTAQQRVLDYLNRGGAVLCLGQSLACIDAALEPDGDVCRVTRGQGQVLWHASPEPDAHAIEDLLRTASMRVQSVSPGSIPKCTSLFLASCSRPLLDACVSALRAHATLSETAAYVADASDTWKLCEDASHAALSSDEADVTHVVCVTRDQFGVVREATRAFDLASYFGALASARATSAALLPWTPPRSFHFAAGNLIGYARVLKSTQTLLDSHPRMLGACPPGTTMFATQQVQGRGRGSNVWISPYGCLQFSTLVPLPLHIGNKAVFLQYLAALAVVYGVGAAYPSSRGRIRIKWPNDLYAHVPAPQNGSLCVVEDGVKKHFVKIGGILVTAVCHQDTFQAIVGCGVNCLNEEPTTCIRALVPDETVTQEGCAGAIMAALESLVRVFADADYTFEPFASAYRDAWLHSDQPVELSDVPGEPRRRMVGITSDFGLLRTVPYDASIRATDPRAWSAAPIPGAVDVQPDGNSFDMLRGLVRRKGD, from the coding sequence AtggccaaggtgctggTGTACAAGGACGCGGGTGTGCTGGATGCGTCACACGCGTCGGTATCACGCACACTGAGAGAGCTTTGTAGGGATACGCATGATGTACAGACGGTATCGAGTCAAGTCcttgcgctcgcgccaTGGGATACGTCGACTCGACTGGTGGTGTTACCGCCGATCCACCCTACTGGCCATGATCCGTGGACGCGGGCGTATGGCTTGCGCActgcgcagcagcgagtGCTGGATTATTTGAACAGAGGCGGCGCCGTTTTATGTCTTGGACAGAGTCTCGCGTGTATTGACGCCGCACTGGAACCCGATGGCGACGTTTGCCGAGTCACTCGGGGCCAAGGCCAGGTTCTGTGGCATGCTTCGCCTGAGCctgatgcgcatgcgatcGAGGATCTTTTGCGCACTGCATCCATGCGCGTGCAGTCCGTGTCTCCAGGCAGTATACCCAAGTGCACGTCCCTTTTCCTTGCATCATGCAGTCGCCCCCTCCTAGACGCTTGCGTGTCGGCTctgcgagcgcatgcgacgctcTCGGAGACGGCAGCCTATGTTGCTGATGCCTCGGATACGTGGAAACTATGCGAAGATGCGAGTCATGCCGCTTTGAGCAGCGATGAAGCGGATGTGACGCACGTCGTGTGCGTTACACGGGATCAATTCGGTGTGGTTCGAgaggcgacgcgcgcgtttGACCTGGCGTCCTACTTTGGCGCCTTGGCTagcgcgcgtgcgacgAGTGCGGCTCTTTTGCCATGGACGCCTCCGCGCTCTTTTCATTTCGCTGCGGGGAATTTGATCGGCTATGCGCGTGTCCTAAAGAGCACACAGACGTTGCTGGACTCCCACCCCCGCATGCTGGGAGCTTGTCCGCCAGGTACGACCATGTTTGCTACGCAGCAAGTCCAGGGACGCGGACGCGGCAGCAATGTCTGGATCTCGCCGTATGGCTGCCTCCAATTTTCGACACTGGTGCCACTGCCTTTGCATATCGGCAATAAAGCCGTCTTTCTGCAGTACCTGGCCGCGCTGGCGGTCGTGTATGGCGTGGGCGCTGCGTACCCAAGTTCGCGAGGACGAATTCGGATCAAGTGGCCGAACGATTTGTACGCGCACGTTCCTGCGCCGCAGAATGGCAGCCTGTGCGTCGTGGAAGATGGCGTGAAAAAGCACTTTGTCAAGATCGGCGGCATTCTTGTCACGGCCGTGTGTCACCAGGATACCTTCCAGGCCATTGTGGGATGTGGCGTCAATTGCCTGAACGAAGAGCCTACCACATGCATTCGTGCGCTGGTGCCCGACGAGACCGTCACACAAGAGGGCTGTGCGGGTGCGATCATGGCCGCACTCGAGTCGCTGGTGCGTGTGTTTGCCGATGCCGACTATACCTTTGAGCCCTTTGCCAGCGCATACCGAGACGCCTGGCTTCATTCGGATCAGCCTGTCGAGCTGAGTGACGTGCCCGGAGAGCCGCGGCGACGGATGGTGGGTATCACGAGCGACTTTGGACTGCTGCGAACGGTGCCGTATGACGCATCGATTCGCGCCACCGATCCACGGGCATGGAGTGCGGCACCCATACCAGGCGCGGTGGATGTCCAGCCCGACGGGAACTCCTTTGATATGCTGCGTGGCCTCGTGCGTAGAAAAGGGGACTAG
- a CDS encoding cullin 4, translating into MLAEALGSYVAGRTHAARHAPASCVVQSLQSYEAVQDAAVSYEKDVLVSAVQAVLQRDQLPSSVQTTYLYLASMAPMPDVWKVAMQDACEVIRTFLVHTLRPRCQADAALALWIVRLMDTWDRMMARFHTILDMLRPVHVPEVEFLSTCTAMLQRTCRDTHDAATWDRGVYAVAEAVRHGQYEPSTLQRVCGLAGVLERSTHALIEQAYTYYGARVEELLRGSFAEAVPHIHAWIVKEHEWAAQLGEAAVPDVVATQVVRPHQEALAATLSYFLDRQDTERIQSCYAIFDDAGILPVLYATMRKHVESRVKDLMQSTDDSVLIEKLCQQHHIWHGLVTSGLHADPMMRDALHDGFEHGLSVRGTHMAQLLAQFAGAQLGQGMDTWIDDMLLIFRCLYEKDVFEVCYRHAFAQRLLQQCSHEAELVMLERLRQECGPDYTRQLETMHRDMDVSNELLHEFDSAHMPFEFDARVLSQSHWPAYEEIPLRLPPEMTSVLQRFEAFYEAKYKARSLHWCHALGSVVMQADFGRAGTKELVVNTLQAVVLLAFSTKHVLSYAELATRTGLPPASLDVTLQSLTCGAPPTRVLCKSPAGRAVHKHDTFRVNEDLVPTARRICIPQSERPTTHTQQHAASSYVLVDRDMFLQAAVMRVLKRRTLVSLSDLLAEVGDQCRGRFALDHAELKHALERLMEKDCVERADEERHMYRYVP; encoded by the coding sequence AtgctggccgaggcccTGGGCTCGTACGTGGCGGGGCGAActcatgcggcgcggcatgcgccagcgagTTGCGTCGTACAGTCGCTACAATCGTACGAAGCTGTGCAGGATGCTGCGGTGTCGTATGAAAAGGACGTGCTGGTCAGCGCTGTCCAGGCAGTGCTGCAAAGGGATCagctgccgagcagcgtgcAGACCACCTACCTGTACCTTGCCTCGATGGCCCCCATGCCAGATGTATGGAAGGTGGCGATGCAGGATGCCTGTGAAGTGATCCGCACCTTTCTTGTACATACCCTTCGCCCACGCTGCCAGGCAGACGCGGCACTTGCCCTGTGGATCGTGCGCTTGATGGATACATGGGACCGTATGATGGCTCGCTTCCACACGATCCTGGATATGCTGCGTCCTGTGCATGTGCCAGAGGTGGAATTTTTGTCGACATGCACAGCCATGCTCCAACGTACGTGTCGAGATACGCATGACGCGGCCACATGGGACCGAGGCGTGTATGCCGTGGCGGAGGCTGTCCGGCATGGCCAGTACGAGCCCAGCACACTTCAGCGTGTCTGCGGCCTAGCTGGTGTGCTCGAACGAAGCACACACGCCTTAATCGAGCAAGCGTACACGTACTATGGTGCGCGTGTAGAGGAGCTCTTGCGCGGCTCGTTCGCCGAGGCCGTCCCGCACATCCACGCATGGATCGTGAAAGAGCACGAGTGGGCCGCACAGCTGGGCGAGGCTGCTGTGCCGGACGTAGTGGCTACGCAGGTGGTGCGTCCGCATCAGGAAGCTCTTGCAGCTACGCTGTCGTACTTCTTGGACCGCCAAGACACGGAGCGCATCCAGTCGTGCTACGCCATCTTTGACGACGCTGGCATTCTGCCGGTGCTCTATGCTACGATGCGGAAGCACGTCGAGTCGCGTGTGAAGGACCTGATGCAAAGTACCGACGATAGCGTGCTGATTGAGAAGCTCTGTCAACAGCACCACATATGGCATGGCTTGGTGACGAGCGGTCTGCATGCGGACCCTATGATGAGAGATGCTCTCCACGATGGATTTGAGCACGGACTGAGCGTGCGCGGTACGCATATGGCTCAGCTCCTTGCGCAGTTCGCTGGTGCACAGCTTGGCCAAGGTATGGACACGTGgatcgacgacatgctgctgATCTTTCGGTGCCTGTATGAAAAAGACGTGTTTGAAGTGTGTTATCGACATGCCtttgcgcagcgccttcTTCAGCAGTGCTCTCACGAGGCGGAGCTCgtcatgctcgagcgcctgcggcAAGAGTGCGGGCCCGATTACACGCGTCAACTTGAGACGATGCACCGCGATATGGACGTGTCGAACGAGTTACTGCATGAGTTTGACAGCGCCCATATGCCGTTTGAGTTCGACGCTCGTGTCCTCTCACAGAGCCATTGGCCAGCGTACGAAGAGATACCCCTGAGGCTGCCGCCAGAGATGACGTCCGTGCTGCAGCGGTTTGAGGCGTTTTACGAGGCCAAGTACAAGGCGCGTTCCTTGCATTGGTGTCATGCTCTTGGGTCCGTCGTCATGCAGGCCGACTTCGGCCGCGCGGGTACCAAGGAACTGGTCGTGAACACGCTGCAAGCGGTGGTGCTCCTAGCCTTCTCGACCAAGCATGTCCTCTCCTACGCCGAGTTGGCGACTCGCACAGGTCTTCCTCCTGCGTCTCTCGATGTTACGCTGCAAAGTCTCACGTGTGGCGCGCCACCTACGCGGGTACTGTGCAAGTCGCCTGCGGGACGCGCGGTGCATAAGCATGATACGTTCCGCGTGAACGAGGACCTCGTCCCTACCGCGCGACGCATTTGCATTCCACAGTCGGAGCGGCCCACCACGCATAcccagcagcatgccgcCTCTTCCTATGTGCTAGTGGATCGCGACATGTTCCTGCAAGCCGCGGTCATGCGTGTCCTCAAACGTCGGACGCTCGTATCGCTCTCAGACCTGTTGGCAGAGGTCGGCGACCAATGCAGGGGGCGCTTTGCCTTGGATCACGCCGAGCTGAAACACGCCCTGGAACGACTCATGGAGAAAGACTGTGTGGAACGCGCTGACGAAGAGCGCCACATGTATCGCTACGTCCCCTAG
- a CDS encoding 4-nitrophenyl phosphatase, which yields MALTAVPRGTYQFLDSEEARAALLDRYDNFLFDCDGVLWSGNEALPGVTSFLRKLRARGKRLLFVSNNASKSRRTLLEKIKAMGIEGTEEEVFSSAYATAAYLKDVLHFPTDRKVYVIGMQGLRDELSHVGISHVGGADDDSVGLEGLDFAPLAQEGVVDPSVAAVVCGIDTKINYRKMAKAHVYLTRPGAQGPARSGEKNGGCHFVCTNGDATFPTSYGMFPGAGAIWAGIQYASGREPVVVGKPNQPMIDTIFARFDFDKSRTIMVGDRLNTDIAFGQAGDIDTLLVLTGVSSLEHVHADDAAAVPTYVVSGLCDMDRAID from the coding sequence ATGGCCTTGACCGCCGTGCCTCGGGGCACGTATCAATTTTTGGACAGTGAGGAAGCGCGTGCTGCTTTGCTTGATCGGTATGACAATTTTTTGTTCGACTGTGATGGTGTGCTTTGGTCAGGAAACGAGGCTCTGCCGGGTGTAACATCCTTCCTTCGAAAATTACGTGCGCGGGGAAAGCGATTGCTGTTCGTGTCGAACAATGCCTCCAAGAGTCGACGGACCTTGCTTGAAAAAATCAAGGCCATGGGGATTGAGGGGACGGAAGAGGAGGTGTTTTCGTCGGCCTATGCAACGGCTGCCTATCTGAAAGATGTGCTTCATTTTCCCACCGATCGTAAGGTGTATGTGATTGGCATGCAAGGTCTCCGGGACGAGCTGAGCCATGTGGGCATTTCGCATGTGGGCGGCGCGGATGACGATAGCGTTGGTCTGGAAGGGCTGGACTTTGCGCCTCTTGCGCAGGAGGGGGTGGTCGACCCGTCTGTCGCCGCCGTGGTGTGCGGCATCGATACCAAGATCAACTACCGCAAGATGGCCAAGGCGCATGTCTATTTGACTCGACCGGGCGCACAAGGCCCGGCTCGTTCTGGTGAGAAGAATGGCGGATGCCATTTTGTGTGCACGAATGGTGATGCTACGTTCCCCACAAGTTACGGTATGTTCCCTGGAGCGGGGGCTATCTGGGCCGGCATCCAGTACGCTTCCGGCCGTGAGCCTGTTGTGGTGGGCAAACCTAATCAGCCTATGATCGACACCATCTTTGCGAGGTTTGACTTTGACAAGTCACGAACGATCATGGTGGGCGATCGACTCAATACGGACATTGCCTTTGGTCAAGCTGGCGATATCGATACGCTCCTTGTGTTAACAGGTGTGAGCTCCCTGGAGCACGTACATGCGGACGATGCCGCGGCTGTGCCGACGTACGTCGTGAGTGGTCTGTGTGACATGGATCGCGCTATAGATTAG